Proteins encoded by one window of Danaus plexippus chromosome Z, MEX_DaPlex, whole genome shotgun sequence:
- the LOC116777690 gene encoding golgin subfamily B member 1 isoform X1, with the protein MPIGNVSRDSAPKRETFRPPWVKDKDTEALPSWTQKKLKPVESTTKAAAENDAAPSETPKPLKPVLKKQATVKEKAENGLSEATEEKLVKPSVAKQTDKTSKPTEDKPKLLKTALKSSDRTKSEATSNTEKLPDKPILKSVRTIDDKAKEKSVSIVDKKTVFNKNDTPKINQVNDKNLNNKSDNNIIKDAKKVEKQIEQPKVLEKVEEKQKMATKPPLEKTPSKLPPRKPSLQKAPSKDDVMLKKWRDPLHERVKENIDKTLANEIPKGHTLTKNESLRNLLKPTPPPMPPPPPPKLPPPPDFKKAPVDPAKLKKLEDLRSRPRKRPDWSDMMKEVEQGKKLKHVVCNDRSKPIITTSVVVKNKDQFIFESEKPNSHNELLKEINKGIKLKKVKCNDRSKPNLEGLRKFRRQMTIEEQLQKSMSQANLTASPSGVSVAEAPAAEENDIDEMDDIDKVRDDLQSTKQLLAIELRNKEAQERENKRLLTRIQNLEAELARERAIIKQEQHKTVISVTDAYDERLVNNLKMEVEKAKETADNLQKQYLLAAEERDDAQSELEELKRKNSELEKKLEQALSNKIDELLKSEEPLSFYQKTQLDFLKQCRLLNLDAKTDEIASDANNNINTACTNLEGIEGVIPSNVGSRRSSHAIKQLSVTKDDSFEEEEESDAEEEETEEKKQKRLEKEIRNMRNKIRHLKEKQDNMKRERMGYKMALKNQQSCLKEEKRKFKELKREVDKMAAMMKEVGTDEEDEDDEEEEESEEEKKSGSEEEEETETETEQDTESETESESEPEDAPLPKKKDNLAKRLKRHETRVNALKKGNTLLMANVDRLKDDVLKQREQSCTLQKELDSLIDDLE; encoded by the exons ATGCCAATCGGTAACGTCAGCCGGGACTCTGCTCCAAAACGAGAAACTTTCCGGCCGCCATGGGTTAAGGATAAAGATACCGAAGCTCTGCCTTCGTGGACCCAGAAAAAACTGAAACCAGTGGAAAGTACAACGAAGGCTGCAGCTGAGAATGATGCTGCACCCTCAGAAACTCCTAAGCCTTTGAAAC ctgttttaaagaaacaagcAACAGTGAAAGAAAAAGCTGAAAACGGTTTATCAGAGGCAACAGAGGAGAAGTTAGTGAAACCTTCAGTCGCCAAACAAACGGATAAAACATCAAAACCGACTGAAGATAAGCCGAAACTTCTTAAAACAGCACTAAAATCCTCGGATAGGACAAAATCAGAAGCAACAAGTAATACCGAGAAACTACCAGACAAACCGATTCTTAAAAGCGTCAGGACCATAGATGACAAAGCTAAAGAAAAATCAGTTAGTATTGTAGATAAGAAAAccgtttttaataagaatgatactccaaaaataaatcaagtaaacgataaaaatcttaacaataaatcagacaataacataattaaagacGCGAAAAAGGTAGAAAAACAAATTGAGCAACCAAAAGTACTAGAAAAGGttgaagaaaaacaaaaaatggcTACTAAACCACCGCTTGAGAAAACTCCCTCCAag ttgcCTCCACGTAAGCCCTCATTACAAAAAGCTCCATCCAAAGACGACGTGATGCTGAAAAAATGGAGAGATCCATTACACGAACGGGTCAAAGAAAACATCGACAAGACCTTGGCTAACGAAATTCCGAAAGGACACACCTTGACGAAGAATGAAAGCTTAAGGA aTTTATTGAAACCTACACCACCGCCGATGCCACCTCCGCCGCCTCCGAAACTACCCCCGCCACCCGACTTTAAAAAGGCTCCCGTTGATCCAGCAAAGCTGAAGAAATTAGAAGATCTTCGCAGCAGACCGAGGAAAAGACCAGACTGGAGTGACATGATGAAAGAGGTGGAGCAAGgaaaaaaattgaaacatGTAGTTTGTAATGACAG ATCCAAGCCCATCATAACAACATCTGTAGTTGTTAAAAACAAAGACCAATTCATATTCGAGTCCGAGAAACCAAACTCGCACAACGAGTTGcttaaagaaattaacaaaGGAATAAAACTGAAGAAGGTTAAATGTAACGATAGAAGTAAACCTAATTTGGAGGGTTTGCGTAAATTTAGAAGGCAAATGACAATAGAGGAACAATTACAAAAATCCATGTCTCAAGCTAACTTAACAGCATCGCCGTCGGGCGTTTCTGTTGCAGAg gcACCAGCTGCAGAAGAAAATGATATTGATGAGATGGATGACATTGATAAAGTAAGAGACGACCTTCAATCGACTAAGCAACTTTTAGCCATTGAGCTGAG AAATAAGGAAGCTCAGGAGAGAGAAAACAAGAGATTACTAACAAGAATCCAAAATCTAGAAGCGGAATTAGCAAGAGAGAGggctataataaaacaagaacAGCACAAGACTGTGATATCTGTTACTGACGCTTATGACGAAAGGCtggttaataatttaaaaatggaagtTGAAAAAGCAAAGGAAACCGCAGATAATTTACAGAAGCAATATCTGTTGGCAGCAGAAGAAAGAGATGACGCGCAGTCGGAGTTAGAAGAACTGAAAAGAAAGAATTCAGAATTAGAAAAGAAATTAGAACAGGCTCTATCC AATAAGATCGACGAACTATTAAAGTCGGAAGAGCCCTTATCTTTCTATCAAAAGACTCAGCTAGATTTCCTGAAGCAGTGTAGGTTACTGAACTTAGACGCTAAAACCGATGAAATAGCAAGTGATGctaacaataacattaataccGCTTGTACTAACTTAGAGGGAATTGAG gGTGTGATTCCTTCGAACGTTGGATCAAGACGTTCCAGTCACGCTATCAAACAACTATCCGTCACCAAAGATGACAGCTTTGAAGAGGAAGAAGAATCGGATGCAGAGGAG GAGGAGACAGAagagaaaaaacaaaagaggTTAGAGAAAGAAATTCGCAATATGAGAAACAAAATACGTCATCTGAAAGAAAAACAAGATAATATGAAGAGAGAAAGGATGGGATACAAAATGGCGCTCAAAAATCAGCAAAGTTGCCTCAA agaaGAAAAACGAAAATTCAAAGAGCTTAAGCGTGAAGTTGACAAAATGGCTGCCATGATGAAGGAAGTCGGCACTGATGAAGAAGATGAGGATGACGAAGAAGAAGAGGAATCCGAAGAGGAAAAGAAGAGTGGGtcagaagaagaagaagaaacaGAGACCGAGACAGAACAGGACACAGAAAGTGAAACTGAGAGTGAGAGTGAGCCAGAG GATGCTCCACTGCCCAAAAAGAAAGACAACCTAGCAAAACGTCTGAAGAGACACGAAACGAGAGTGAATGCGTTAAAAAAAGGCAACACGCTACTCATGGCTAATGTGGACCGATTGAAGGATGACGTTCTGAAACAGAGAGAACAATCGTGCACACTCCAGAAGGAATTAGATTCGCTGATCGATGACCTTGAATAA
- the LOC116777961 gene encoding peptidoglycan-recognition protein LB-like — MTIYIELLVCAYIVDIASSGAVFRGQDADDDNEVSSYDFPYVTRSMWHARPPKEKIPLQSPVPYVVIHHSYSPPACYDGVTCRQAMRSMQNFHMDSRGWWDIGYNFAVGSDGAAYEGRGWTVLGAHALHFNNISIGICLIGDWRFLVPPSNQLKSAKALINAGVELGYIKSDYKLVGHRQVRETECPGDALFHEIQTWDHWSSFPASYKDLDKIDLTGSQNKS, encoded by the exons ATGACGATTTATATCGAACTCCTAGTTTGTGCGTATATAGTGGATATAGCGAGCAGCGGCGCTGTATTCCGTGGGCAAGATG CTGATGATGACAACGAGGTGTCTAGTTACGATTTTCCCTACGTGACCCGTTCCATGTGGCACGCTAGACCTCCAAAAGAAAAGATACCCTTGCAATCACCAGTACCATATGTAGTCATACATCACTCCTATTCGCCACCGGCCTGCTATGACGGTGTAACCTGCCGTCAAGCTATGAGGTCCATGCAGAACTTCCACATGGACTCTAGAGGCTGGTGGGACATAGGTTACAA TTTCGCCGTCGGCAGCGATGGAGCAGCGTACGAAGGCAGAGGATGGACAGTGCTAGGAGCGCACGCTCTCCACTTCAATAACATTAGCATTGGAATATGTCTGATTGGGGATTGGAGAT TCTTAGTGCCGCCTTCAAATCAACTGAAGTCAGCCAAAGCTCTAATAAATGCCGGAGTAGAATTGGGATACATCAAAAGCGACTATAAGCTTGTTGGTCATAGACAAGTCCGGGAGACTGAATGCCCTGGTGACGCCCTGTTCCACGAGATACAAACTTGGGACCATTGGTCATCCTTCCCCGCCTCTTATAAGGATTTAGATAAAATTGACTTGACTGGATCTcagaataaaagttaa
- the LOC116777963 gene encoding peptidoglycan-recognition protein LB-like gives MTPIIIGLFCVAVGVVGSPLPRTHSRHYSHQLEFVSKADWGGRHATSVTKLKTPVPLVVIHHSYIPGACYTKAACSAAMQSMQNAHQITNGWADIGYNFAVGSDGRVYEGRGFNRLGAHAVGVNVKSIGIVLIGNWVSEVPPRVQLESAQALIKLGVDLGYISPDYSLMGHRQVGSTECPGGALQKEISTWPKFQPNREFHLT, from the exons ATGACTCCTATTATTATCGGACTTTTTTGTGTGGCCGTCGGTGTAGTCGGATCTCCTTTACCACGTACACATTCAAGACACTATT CACATCAATTAGAATTTGTCTCGAAAGCGGACTGGGGAGGCAGGCACGCTACTTCGGTCACCAAACTAAAAACCCCCGTCCCTTTGGTGGTGATCCATCATAGTTACATCCCCGGCGCCTGTTATACGAAGGCAGCATGTTCTGCTGCAATGCAATCTATGCAAAACGCACACCAAATCACCAATGGCTGGGCTGATATTGGTTATAA ttTCGCAGTTGGTAGTGATGGGAGAGTATACGAGGGGCGTGGTTTCAACCGCTTGGGTGCGCACGCGGTTGGTGTTAACGTAAAGAGCATTGGTATTGTCCTAATAGGAAATTGGGTCT CGGAAGTTCCTCCGAGAGTGCAACTGGAATCTGCTCAAGCATTGATTAAATTGGGAGTCGACCTCGGCTACATCAGTCCCGACTACAGCCTGATGGGCCACAGACAAGTCGGATCCACCGAGTGTCCCGGGGGCGCACTCCAAAAGGAAATATCCACTTGGCCCAAATTTCAACCAAATAGGGAATTCCACCTGACATGA
- the LOC116777962 gene encoding peptidoglycan-recognition protein LB-like yields the protein MAACGSELLLVLVTISVCLVDSNPNVYGLARTQSYVYYTKSDWGGLPSTDVRPLETPVPYVVIHHTYIPGACGTPEQCKADMRSMQNYHISMGWGDIGYNFCVGSDGGVYEGRGWDNIGIHAGRANNNSIGICLIGDWRVEDPPEAMLESTKALIRTGVLNGKVSTAYKLVGHRQVMATECPGNALFNIISKWPHFSNKFNLNKELIKY from the exons ATGGCAGCTTGTGGTAGCGAATTATTATTAGTGCTAGTGACGATTAGCGTCTGTTTAGTGGACAGCAATCCAAACGTGTACG GTTTAGCTCGAACCCAATCTTACGTGTACTACACGAAAAGCGACTGGGGTGGTCTGCCGTCGACCGACGTTCGGCCGTTGGAGACCCCGGTGCCCTACGTTGTGATCCACCACACGTACATACCAGGAGCTTGCGGCACCCCTGAACAATGTAAAGCAGATATGAGATCAATGCAAAACTATCACATCAGTATGGGCTGGGGAGATATTGGATACAA TTTCTGCGTTGGCAGCGACGGCGGCGTTTACGAAGGCCGAGGTTGGGACAACATCGGCATACACGCGGGTCGTGCTAATAATAACAGTATAGGGATTTGTCTCATAGGGGATTGGAGgg ttGAGGATCCACCAGAAGCTATGTTGGAGAGCACTAAAGCTCTAATCAGAACCGGAGTATTAAACGGCAAAGTCAGCACCGCGTACAAGCTGGTGGGTCACAGACAGGTCATGGCGACGGAGTGTCCCGGGAAcgctttgtttaatataatatcaaagtgGCCccatttttctaataaatttaatttaaataaagaattaattaaatattga
- the LOC116777690 gene encoding DNA ligase 1 isoform X2 has protein sequence MPIGNVSRDSAPKRETFRPPWVKDKDTEALPSWTQKKLKPVESTTKAAAENDAAPSETPKPLKPVLKKQATVKEKAENGLSEATEEKLVKPSVAKQTDKTSKPTEDKPKLLKTALKSSDRTKSEATSNTEKLPDKPILKSVRTIDDKAKEKSVSIVDKKTVFNKNDTPKINQVNDKNLNNKSDNNIIKDAKKVEKQIEQPKVLEKVEEKQKMATKPPLEKTPSKLPPRKPSLQKAPSKDDVMLKKWRDPLHERVKENIDKTLANEIPKGHTLTKNESLRNLLKPTPPPMPPPPPPKLPPPPDFKKAPVDPAKLKKLEDLRSRPRKRPDWSDMMKEVEQGKKLKHVVCNDRSKPIITTSVVVKNKDQFIFESEKPNSHNELLKEINKGIKLKKVKCNDRSKPNLEGLRKFRRQMTIEEQLQKSMSQANLTASPSGVSVAEAPAAEENDIDEMDDIDKVRDDLQSTKQLLAIELRNKEAQERENKRLLTRIQNLEAELARERAIIKQEQHKTVISVTDAYDERLVNNLKMEVEKAKETADNLQKQYLLAAEERDDAQSELEELKRKNSELEKKLEQALSGVIPSNVGSRRSSHAIKQLSVTKDDSFEEEEESDAEEEETEEKKQKRLEKEIRNMRNKIRHLKEKQDNMKRERMGYKMALKNQQSCLKEEKRKFKELKREVDKMAAMMKEVGTDEEDEDDEEEEESEEEKKSGSEEEEETETETEQDTESETESESEPEDAPLPKKKDNLAKRLKRHETRVNALKKGNTLLMANVDRLKDDVLKQREQSCTLQKELDSLIDDLE, from the exons ATGCCAATCGGTAACGTCAGCCGGGACTCTGCTCCAAAACGAGAAACTTTCCGGCCGCCATGGGTTAAGGATAAAGATACCGAAGCTCTGCCTTCGTGGACCCAGAAAAAACTGAAACCAGTGGAAAGTACAACGAAGGCTGCAGCTGAGAATGATGCTGCACCCTCAGAAACTCCTAAGCCTTTGAAAC ctgttttaaagaaacaagcAACAGTGAAAGAAAAAGCTGAAAACGGTTTATCAGAGGCAACAGAGGAGAAGTTAGTGAAACCTTCAGTCGCCAAACAAACGGATAAAACATCAAAACCGACTGAAGATAAGCCGAAACTTCTTAAAACAGCACTAAAATCCTCGGATAGGACAAAATCAGAAGCAACAAGTAATACCGAGAAACTACCAGACAAACCGATTCTTAAAAGCGTCAGGACCATAGATGACAAAGCTAAAGAAAAATCAGTTAGTATTGTAGATAAGAAAAccgtttttaataagaatgatactccaaaaataaatcaagtaaacgataaaaatcttaacaataaatcagacaataacataattaaagacGCGAAAAAGGTAGAAAAACAAATTGAGCAACCAAAAGTACTAGAAAAGGttgaagaaaaacaaaaaatggcTACTAAACCACCGCTTGAGAAAACTCCCTCCAag ttgcCTCCACGTAAGCCCTCATTACAAAAAGCTCCATCCAAAGACGACGTGATGCTGAAAAAATGGAGAGATCCATTACACGAACGGGTCAAAGAAAACATCGACAAGACCTTGGCTAACGAAATTCCGAAAGGACACACCTTGACGAAGAATGAAAGCTTAAGGA aTTTATTGAAACCTACACCACCGCCGATGCCACCTCCGCCGCCTCCGAAACTACCCCCGCCACCCGACTTTAAAAAGGCTCCCGTTGATCCAGCAAAGCTGAAGAAATTAGAAGATCTTCGCAGCAGACCGAGGAAAAGACCAGACTGGAGTGACATGATGAAAGAGGTGGAGCAAGgaaaaaaattgaaacatGTAGTTTGTAATGACAG ATCCAAGCCCATCATAACAACATCTGTAGTTGTTAAAAACAAAGACCAATTCATATTCGAGTCCGAGAAACCAAACTCGCACAACGAGTTGcttaaagaaattaacaaaGGAATAAAACTGAAGAAGGTTAAATGTAACGATAGAAGTAAACCTAATTTGGAGGGTTTGCGTAAATTTAGAAGGCAAATGACAATAGAGGAACAATTACAAAAATCCATGTCTCAAGCTAACTTAACAGCATCGCCGTCGGGCGTTTCTGTTGCAGAg gcACCAGCTGCAGAAGAAAATGATATTGATGAGATGGATGACATTGATAAAGTAAGAGACGACCTTCAATCGACTAAGCAACTTTTAGCCATTGAGCTGAG AAATAAGGAAGCTCAGGAGAGAGAAAACAAGAGATTACTAACAAGAATCCAAAATCTAGAAGCGGAATTAGCAAGAGAGAGggctataataaaacaagaacAGCACAAGACTGTGATATCTGTTACTGACGCTTATGACGAAAGGCtggttaataatttaaaaatggaagtTGAAAAAGCAAAGGAAACCGCAGATAATTTACAGAAGCAATATCTGTTGGCAGCAGAAGAAAGAGATGACGCGCAGTCGGAGTTAGAAGAACTGAAAAGAAAGAATTCAGAATTAGAAAAGAAATTAGAACAGGCTCTATCC gGTGTGATTCCTTCGAACGTTGGATCAAGACGTTCCAGTCACGCTATCAAACAACTATCCGTCACCAAAGATGACAGCTTTGAAGAGGAAGAAGAATCGGATGCAGAGGAG GAGGAGACAGAagagaaaaaacaaaagaggTTAGAGAAAGAAATTCGCAATATGAGAAACAAAATACGTCATCTGAAAGAAAAACAAGATAATATGAAGAGAGAAAGGATGGGATACAAAATGGCGCTCAAAAATCAGCAAAGTTGCCTCAA agaaGAAAAACGAAAATTCAAAGAGCTTAAGCGTGAAGTTGACAAAATGGCTGCCATGATGAAGGAAGTCGGCACTGATGAAGAAGATGAGGATGACGAAGAAGAAGAGGAATCCGAAGAGGAAAAGAAGAGTGGGtcagaagaagaagaagaaacaGAGACCGAGACAGAACAGGACACAGAAAGTGAAACTGAGAGTGAGAGTGAGCCAGAG GATGCTCCACTGCCCAAAAAGAAAGACAACCTAGCAAAACGTCTGAAGAGACACGAAACGAGAGTGAATGCGTTAAAAAAAGGCAACACGCTACTCATGGCTAATGTGGACCGATTGAAGGATGACGTTCTGAAACAGAGAGAACAATCGTGCACACTCCAGAAGGAATTAGATTCGCTGATCGATGACCTTGAATAA